The Armatimonadota bacterium genome segment GGTGAAGGCGCCGCGCACGCTCGAGGTAACGGTGTGGAAGCAGGCGGCGCCCGAGCGCACCATCATCCACCTGGCGAATCGCACCGTCGCGTGGACGCTGCCCACCGACGCGCGGCAGATCACCGAGATCATCCCGCTGCACGAGGTGCAGGTCAGCCTGGATAGCCCCTACCCCAAGCCGTCGGTGAGCGGGCGCCAGGTGCATCTGCGCGCCACCGTCGGCGGCAACCGGCTCAGTGTCACAGTGCGCGACCTCGGCCCCTACGCCGCGATCGTGATCGAACCCAGCGCCGCTGCGAGATGAACTGGTAAACGGTGGCGTTGGCGAGGGAGGTGCCGACGGACCACAAGCACTGGGTCATGACGTCGCCCACGATCAAGCCGACAAAGAAGGGGAGTGCGGCGCTAGAGCCTATTGCCGCCTCAGCGCAGGACAAACGCTTTCACGATGAACGCCATCAGGTAAGGGAACCAGAAGTTGCCGGCGGTGTAGGTGTTGGCCATCGCGAAGCCCATCGCGTGGAAGGGAAACCAGATCCAGCGCTCGCGGGCCAGGGTGAGCCCGAGGGCGACGGCCAGGCCGGTTCCGATCCAGGGGAGTACGTGGAGGTTGGGCGCGGGGGACACGGTGAGCCAACTCTGAATCTTGGCGGCCGTCGCTCATCCCAACCATTGGCCCACGAGGTACACGCCACGGATCACGGGGACAGTCACCTTAATTCACCTTAATTGGCAATTCCGGGGCAATTCCGGGGACACACACCCTAATTTCCGGCACCGCCGACGACGTCAACCTGACCTATGTCGCGAAGAACCCCGTCAGCCGCATGACCGACGGGACCTGCGACACCTACTACCGCTACGGCAGCTACGGCGGCTACAGCAAGCTCGATCAACTGATCGCGGTCGAGCGCAAGTACGGCTCGATGACGACCTACCGCAGCGCCAGCTACCAGTACGACCCCAACTACAACCGCACGCGGTTGCGGGACGGCGAGGGCGGCGTCACCCAGTACCAGTATGACGCCGACAACCGGCTGACGCTGGTGGGTTACCCGGTGTTCCCCGGCGGGTACGCGACCGAGTTCCAGTACGAGGAGGTCGGCAATCGCGCCACGATGACAGAGGCAAA includes the following:
- a CDS encoding DUF6784 domain-containing protein encodes the protein MSPAPNLHVLPWIGTGLAVALGLTLARERWIWFPFHAMGFAMANTYTAGNFWFPYLMAFIVKAFVLR
- a CDS encoding RHS repeat domain-containing protein, with translation MTDGTCDTYYRYGSYGGYSKLDQLIAVERKYGSMTTYRSASYQYDPNYNRTRLRDGEGGVTQYQYDADNRLTLVGYPVFPGGYATEFQYEEVGNRATMTEANGDVASYVYDNVYRLVSEEKRDSGQNLLYIEV